A genomic segment from bacterium encodes:
- a CDS encoding crossover junction endodeoxyribonuclease RuvC, whose amino-acid sequence MRILGIDPGLGATGYGIIEDGEATEFGLITTDTRQPIADRLRSLGDGLEEVVGRNRPTHCALETLFFKSVGARSVIRSAEARGTIVYVLGRNRIPVTELTPATIKLSVTGSGRASKHQMNYMVKRLLSLGERVSEHAADALAAAYCLNRRLPTKAGRRC is encoded by the coding sequence TTGAGGATTCTGGGGATTGACCCAGGGCTGGGCGCGACCGGATACGGGATAATCGAAGACGGCGAGGCCACCGAGTTCGGCCTCATCACCACCGATACCCGCCAACCCATTGCTGATCGGCTGCGCTCGCTCGGTGATGGCCTCGAAGAGGTGGTCGGGCGCAATCGGCCGACGCACTGCGCTCTGGAGACGCTTTTCTTCAAGTCGGTCGGGGCGCGGAGCGTCATCCGCTCAGCCGAAGCGCGCGGCACGATTGTCTATGTTCTGGGCCGGAACCGCATACCGGTGACCGAATTGACCCCTGCCACCATCAAGCTGTCCGTGACCGGGAGCGGCCGGGCGTCGAAACACCAGATGAACTACATGGTCAAACGGTTACTCTCGCTGGGCGAGAGAGTTTCCGAGCACGCGGCCGATGCCCTGGCCGCCGCATACTGCCTTAACCGCAGGCTCCCGACAAAGGCGGGACGGCGATGCTAG